One genomic window of Terriglobia bacterium includes the following:
- a CDS encoding choice-of-anchor D domain-containing protein, which translates to MRLSIRHLSCVLVLSSTLAFAVQTGTPGFQPNAFPLDCGTTMVGGLVRSRTLTITNPGTATLNITSATLSGSEFFFSPVSIPLPTTVPPGGTTQPFIILFNPAGPGARSGQMVVQDDAPGSPHTIGLVGFGVTVAPGDFAILAPNNIPISQSLPAGGTAKFDLVATGGPNNITLACSGAPKGAVCTVQAGVGLAVASVNGSDSTEPVPVTVTTTGFTAGLRDPHPGLWWTLTAAVGLVLMAGRKHGIRMAMLTFCTAAMLAGIATCGSGSGSSGTTPAGTYTLVLTATGNGGIVHQVPMTLNVRPPGTP; encoded by the coding sequence ATGAGGCTATCTATCCGCCATCTTAGTTGCGTATTAGTTCTAAGTTCTACCTTGGCTTTCGCTGTGCAGACCGGCACTCCTGGTTTCCAGCCCAACGCCTTTCCCCTGGACTGTGGCACCACCATGGTCGGCGGGCTAGTGAGAAGCCGGACGCTGACCATCACCAATCCCGGCACGGCCACGCTCAACATTACCAGCGCCACGCTTTCGGGTTCCGAGTTCTTCTTCAGTCCGGTATCCATTCCTCTGCCCACAACGGTACCGCCAGGCGGTACCACGCAGCCGTTCATCATCCTCTTCAACCCGGCGGGTCCGGGCGCGCGCTCCGGGCAGATGGTGGTGCAGGACGATGCTCCGGGAAGCCCGCACACCATCGGGCTGGTTGGATTCGGGGTGACGGTTGCTCCCGGCGACTTTGCCATCCTGGCGCCGAACAACATTCCGATATCGCAAAGCCTTCCCGCCGGAGGCACCGCCAAGTTTGATCTGGTGGCTACCGGAGGCCCCAACAACATCACGCTGGCGTGCAGCGGCGCGCCCAAAGGCGCGGTCTGCACGGTACAAGCTGGGGTAGGTCTGGCGGTTGCTTCCGTCAATGGCAGTGACTCCACAGAGCCGGTCCCTGTCACCGTTACCACCACGGGATTCACCGCAGGGCTGCGTGACCCGCACCCCGGCCTCTGGTGGACGCTCACGGCAGCCGTCGGCCTGGTCCTGATGGCAGGCCGTAAGCACGGAATCCGCATGGCCATGCTGACGTTCTGTACAGCCGCGATGCTGGCTGGAATCGCCACCTGCGGCAGCGGGAGCGGCAGTTCCGGAACAACACCCGCGGGAACCTACACACTTGTCCTGACGGCCACGGGCAACGGCGGAATCGTCCACCAGGTGCCGATGACGCTGAACGTGCGTCCACCGGGGACACCGTAA
- a CDS encoding NAD+ synthase, translating to MKIALGQINPTIGDFSGNSKKIVEFARQAYARGASLALFPELAVCGYPPRDLLEKPAFVARSQQTLCEIAKAVPEITVVCGFVSPAKVETGRRVMNSAALLSGGQVQFVQSKRLLPTYDVFDETRYFDAATAQTVYPFDGKQLALTICEDAWNDKHFWHRRLYSVDPVDELLKAGANIVLNISASPFHMGKRELRRKMLETIARNDKVPVVFVNQVGGNDSLVFDGSSHVIAPDGRIVAQAKSFEEDLIVFDTETMQGDMHPQIEGDEASAYAALVLGTRDYVRKCGFRKVVVGLSGGIDSALTAAIAVDAVGAENVSGIGMPSQYSSEGSVRDARELAANLKIRFELVPIGGVFDAYRKALAPVFAGMPEDVAEENIQARIRGNIVMAFSNKFGALVLTTGNKSELGVGYCTLYGDMVGGLAVISDVPKTMVYRLSHYVNSLRPVIPQSTLDKPPSAELRPGQLDSDSLPPYEILDNILEDYIEDYRTAEQIAQERGYDLKLVRDVVRMIERSEYKRQQAAPGIKITPKAFGFGRRFPIAQKSEI from the coding sequence GTGAAGATTGCTCTCGGGCAGATCAACCCCACCATCGGCGATTTCAGCGGCAATTCAAAAAAGATCGTGGAATTTGCGCGTCAGGCGTACGCCCGCGGAGCGTCCCTGGCGCTGTTCCCAGAACTTGCCGTCTGCGGCTATCCTCCGCGCGACCTCCTGGAGAAACCGGCCTTTGTGGCGCGCAGCCAGCAAACCCTCTGTGAGATCGCCAAAGCCGTCCCGGAGATCACCGTGGTGTGCGGCTTTGTCTCCCCCGCCAAGGTGGAAACCGGAAGACGGGTGATGAACTCTGCGGCGCTGCTTAGCGGCGGGCAAGTGCAGTTTGTGCAGTCGAAGCGGCTCCTGCCCACGTACGACGTTTTTGACGAAACGCGCTACTTTGATGCCGCGACAGCGCAAACCGTCTATCCCTTTGACGGCAAGCAACTGGCGCTCACCATTTGCGAAGACGCCTGGAATGACAAACACTTCTGGCATCGCCGGCTGTACAGCGTTGATCCTGTGGATGAACTGCTGAAAGCCGGGGCCAATATAGTCCTGAACATTTCGGCGTCGCCATTCCACATGGGCAAGCGCGAGTTGCGCCGCAAGATGCTGGAAACTATTGCCCGCAATGACAAAGTCCCGGTGGTGTTCGTGAACCAGGTGGGCGGCAATGACAGCCTGGTGTTTGACGGCTCCAGCCACGTGATTGCCCCGGACGGCCGTATTGTGGCCCAGGCCAAATCGTTTGAAGAAGACCTGATCGTCTTTGATACGGAAACCATGCAGGGCGACATGCACCCGCAGATTGAGGGCGACGAAGCCAGCGCGTACGCCGCCTTGGTGCTGGGCACGCGGGACTACGTGCGCAAATGCGGGTTCCGTAAGGTAGTCGTTGGGCTGAGCGGAGGCATTGACTCCGCGCTTACCGCGGCCATTGCCGTGGACGCCGTGGGCGCCGAAAACGTCTCCGGTATCGGCATGCCCAGCCAGTATTCGTCCGAGGGCAGCGTGCGCGACGCGCGCGAACTGGCTGCCAATTTGAAGATCCGCTTTGAGCTGGTGCCCATCGGCGGCGTGTTTGATGCGTATCGCAAAGCCCTGGCGCCGGTTTTTGCCGGCATGCCGGAGGACGTGGCCGAAGAAAACATTCAGGCGCGCATCCGCGGCAATATTGTCATGGCTTTTTCCAACAAGTTTGGCGCGCTGGTGCTTACCACCGGCAACAAGAGCGAACTGGGAGTGGGCTACTGCACGCTGTACGGGGACATGGTCGGCGGCCTGGCTGTAATTTCTGACGTGCCCAAGACCATGGTCTATCGCCTCAGCCATTATGTGAACTCGCTCCGGCCGGTGATCCCGCAATCCACTCTGGACAAGCCGCCGTCGGCGGAGCTGCGTCCCGGCCAGCTGGACAGCGATTCGCTGCCGCCGTATGAAATCCTGGACAACATTCTTGAGGACTACATTGAGGACTACCGCACCGCTGAACAGATCGCGCAGGAGCGCGGATACGACCTCAAGCTGGTGCGCGACGTGGTGCGGATGATCGAGCGCAGCGAATACAAACGCCAGCAGGCCGCTCCCGGCATCAAGATCACTCCTAAGGCTTTTGGATTTGGACGCAGGTTCCCCATCGCACAGAAATCGGAGATCTGA
- a CDS encoding thioredoxin domain-containing protein, protein MRHPLWCAVVFIIMALPLLAAGQQASAPKQPASSAKKTSHATSAKRQAARSAKSAEPKLLTKAEVDAVFQRMYGYDPSIQWKVALIRKSAVPGMTEVFLKLKDDFQHLYITADGRYAINGDMMPFGPDPFAEFRRKLQAANGIARGPANPAVVMVEFGDLQCPNCKDAQPAMEKLAADFPQMKIIFQQYPLPAHLWAMKAALFVDCAGRADASAAWKYIAAIYENQGGIALATADEKLKELATASGLDAAKISSCAASPATEARVKESIALGDSIGLPGTPSIYVNGRLLDGVVGIPYEQVKAVVQYEIDHAGK, encoded by the coding sequence ATGAGACATCCACTGTGGTGCGCTGTCGTTTTCATTATCATGGCGTTGCCGTTGCTGGCCGCCGGCCAGCAAGCGAGTGCGCCCAAGCAGCCGGCCTCGTCGGCGAAGAAGACCAGTCACGCCACTTCGGCGAAAAGACAAGCGGCAAGATCGGCCAAGAGCGCCGAACCCAAATTGCTGACGAAGGCGGAAGTGGACGCAGTCTTCCAGCGCATGTACGGGTACGATCCTTCCATCCAGTGGAAGGTAGCGTTGATCCGGAAATCCGCCGTCCCCGGAATGACGGAAGTGTTCTTGAAGTTGAAAGACGACTTCCAGCACCTCTACATCACCGCGGACGGCCGCTACGCGATCAATGGCGACATGATGCCCTTTGGTCCCGACCCCTTTGCCGAATTCAGACGCAAACTGCAGGCCGCCAACGGCATTGCGCGCGGACCGGCCAATCCCGCCGTAGTGATGGTGGAGTTCGGCGATCTGCAGTGTCCGAATTGCAAAGACGCCCAGCCGGCCATGGAGAAGCTTGCGGCTGATTTTCCGCAAATGAAGATCATCTTCCAGCAATATCCTCTTCCGGCCCATCTCTGGGCGATGAAAGCGGCGTTGTTTGTTGACTGCGCCGGGCGCGCGGACGCGAGCGCTGCGTGGAAATACATTGCCGCCATCTATGAAAACCAGGGCGGCATCGCGCTGGCCACGGCTGACGAGAAACTCAAAGAGCTGGCCACCGCGTCCGGGCTGGATGCGGCCAAGATTTCCTCCTGCGCGGCGTCGCCCGCCACGGAAGCTCGGGTGAAGGAGTCCATCGCTCTGGGCGATTCCATAGGACTGCCGGGAACGCCCTCCATCTATGTGAATGGGCGCCTGCTCGATGGCGTTGTGGGCATTCCTTATGAGCAGGTGAAAGCAGTCGTTCAGTATGAGATTGACCATGCGGGGAAGTGA
- a CDS encoding GHMP kinase, whose amino-acid sequence MDTASSAASLMDNAAEVIAQHIVVHAPCRVDLAGGTMDIWPLYLFHPGAVTVNFAVSVLTRCRIRRLPGKQIKMVSLDTGRREEFAGLDQVYASKKFKHPLAGYLTRFFAPEGGFELETNSESPAGAGISGSSALMIATTAALARLTGRELGKEEIRVIAQNVEAQLIRVPTGCQDYYPALYGGVSAIHLRPDGIRHEAVAVDAEELDRRFVLAYTGAPRKSGINNWEVFKSHINGDRKIFSNFERIGEIARAMHAAVAAADWTAVARLLREEWKLRKTNSPRITTPLIEKLIQAATKQGAWSFSPNPARSSGSPMLSASRVEKFCRPRWRDRD is encoded by the coding sequence ATGGACACTGCCTCATCGGCCGCCAGCCTCATGGACAACGCCGCGGAGGTCATTGCCCAGCATATCGTTGTCCATGCGCCGTGCCGGGTGGACTTGGCCGGTGGAACCATGGACATATGGCCGTTGTACCTTTTTCATCCCGGAGCGGTGACAGTGAATTTTGCCGTGAGTGTGCTCACGCGATGCCGCATCCGCCGGCTGCCGGGGAAGCAGATCAAGATGGTGTCGCTGGACACCGGACGCCGCGAAGAGTTTGCCGGCCTGGACCAGGTCTACGCGTCGAAAAAGTTCAAGCATCCGCTGGCTGGCTATCTCACCCGGTTCTTTGCGCCGGAAGGAGGCTTTGAGCTGGAAACCAACTCAGAGTCGCCGGCGGGCGCGGGGATCTCCGGCTCGTCGGCGCTGATGATTGCCACCACGGCGGCGCTGGCGCGGCTGACCGGCAGGGAACTGGGCAAGGAAGAGATTCGGGTGATCGCGCAGAACGTTGAAGCGCAACTGATCAGGGTCCCCACCGGATGCCAGGACTATTATCCAGCGCTGTACGGCGGGGTGAGCGCCATCCATCTGCGGCCGGACGGCATTCGTCATGAAGCCGTGGCCGTGGACGCCGAAGAGCTCGACCGACGCTTTGTACTGGCTTATACCGGCGCGCCGCGCAAGTCAGGGATCAATAACTGGGAAGTCTTTAAGTCGCATATCAATGGCGACAGGAAGATTTTCAGCAACTTTGAACGCATTGGCGAAATCGCCCGGGCCATGCATGCGGCGGTGGCGGCAGCCGATTGGACCGCCGTCGCCCGCCTGCTGCGGGAAGAGTGGAAGCTGCGCAAGACCAACTCGCCCAGAATCACCACTCCGCTTATCGAAAAGCTGATCCAGGCAGCGACCAAGCAGGGTGCGTGGTCTTTCTCACCGAACCCGGCGCGAAGCAGCGGGTCGCCGATGCTATCCGCCAGCAGGGTGGAGAAGTTTTGCCGGCCACGGTGGCGCGACAGGGACTGA
- a CDS encoding DsbA family protein, which translates to MKTKLSSVALLLVMAIAVLGQSVMLAQAPAAKPAGAQTSGAQAASAKPAAEKPAAKPAAHPAQSSAPPPVLLPRKEQIDAAMQRTLGYDPNLTWTIVDIRPSTLPGLVDVLLSINKQAIQHIYLAPGSQEAIIGERIPFGTDPFATTRAKLKASDGPTMGAKTPVMEIVEFSDLECPHCKTAAPIVEKLAADFPQVRVTFQQFPLPASLHPWAMKAALYADCAGNANPAAFWKYIDAIFENQGGIALATADEKLKELATAAGLDAGKLATCAESKEAQARVQKSLDLGTSLEVTSTPTVFINGRRVQAIGNIPYDQLKLLMQFEIDHAGK; encoded by the coding sequence ATGAAGACCAAACTTAGTTCAGTCGCACTACTTCTTGTGATGGCCATAGCAGTCCTGGGTCAATCGGTCATGCTGGCGCAAGCGCCGGCAGCAAAACCTGCTGGCGCCCAAACGTCCGGCGCCCAAGCGGCCAGCGCCAAGCCAGCGGCCGAGAAACCTGCAGCTAAGCCCGCCGCGCACCCAGCCCAGTCCTCGGCGCCGCCTCCCGTGCTGTTGCCGCGCAAAGAGCAAATAGATGCGGCGATGCAGCGCACGCTGGGCTACGATCCCAACCTCACATGGACCATCGTGGATATTCGTCCTTCCACGCTTCCTGGGCTGGTGGACGTGTTGCTTTCCATCAACAAGCAGGCGATCCAGCATATTTACCTTGCTCCGGGCAGCCAGGAGGCGATTATCGGCGAGCGCATTCCGTTCGGCACGGACCCTTTTGCGACGACGCGGGCAAAGCTGAAAGCCTCTGACGGTCCCACCATGGGAGCGAAAACGCCGGTGATGGAGATTGTGGAGTTCAGTGACCTGGAATGCCCGCACTGCAAAACTGCCGCGCCGATTGTGGAGAAGCTGGCCGCGGATTTCCCGCAGGTCCGCGTCACTTTCCAGCAGTTTCCGCTGCCCGCGTCGCTGCATCCCTGGGCGATGAAGGCCGCTTTGTATGCCGACTGCGCCGGCAATGCCAACCCGGCTGCCTTTTGGAAATACATTGACGCCATCTTTGAAAACCAAGGCGGAATCGCGCTGGCCACCGCCGACGAAAAACTCAAGGAGCTGGCCACCGCCGCCGGCCTGGACGCCGGCAAACTGGCGACGTGCGCCGAATCCAAGGAAGCCCAAGCGCGGGTGCAGAAGTCGCTGGACTTGGGAACGTCGCTGGAGGTGACGTCCACGCCCACGGTGTTTATCAACGGACGCAGAGTGCAGGCCATCGGCAATATTCCTTACGACCAGCTGAAACTGCTGATGCAGTTTGAGATTGACCATGCAGGGAAGTAG